A single genomic interval of Drosophila willistoni isolate 14030-0811.24 unplaced genomic scaffold, UCI_dwil_1.1 Seg589, whole genome shotgun sequence harbors:
- the LOC124461681 gene encoding uncharacterized protein LOC124461681, whose amino-acid sequence MTQPALKILQLNLNHCIAAQDLLQQTVREIRADIALLSEPYKTGTGPCWAKDSSGRAAVWCCGSSDGVLQDILREDGFVRARFGSYWLYSCYLAPSLTLEQFGRTVDKIADNIRGRQGVIISGDFNAWSVEWGSTRSDARGRLLLEAFANLNISLLNVGSENTFRRSGTGSIVDLSFASDSIAASATWHVGSTYSASDHEVITFTIGDSRQPLPRTQHFRRVFKAETLNSQVFGHNLEGLSVRDIMSAEDAANSVMARIVEACEASMSQSGTYTRHHTPVFWWNDAVAEARRSCLRARRLYQRARGSTNFEALGLEYKRRRNMLKIAIRSSKRECFLALCDSAEHDPWGKAYQLVVKRLNSSRNPPPTDAQAVRSIVDGLFPVVDEEMHVPRLTPVLHSAECTLTEVLETVRRLKPKKAPGPDSIPNNAFKLAVLLYPHVFVELYSKWCCCRSRGSRK is encoded by the coding sequence ATGACTCAGCCAGCCCTGAAGATCCTGCAGTTAAACCTGAATCACTGCATCGCAGCCCAAGACCTGCTGCAGCAGACTGTTCGGGAGATACGAGCGGATATAGCCCTGCTAAGCGAACCTTATAAAACCGGCACAGGTCCCTGCTGGGCCAAGGACTCGAGCGGTAGAGCAGCGGTTTGGTGTTGTGGTAGCAGCGACGGCGTATTGCAGGACATTCTACGCGAGGATGGATTTGTGAGAGCGAGGTTTGGCAGTTATTGGCTCTACAGCTGCTATCTCGCGCCTAGCTTAACCCTGGAGCAGTTTGGCCGGACGGTAGACAAAATCGCCGATAACATTAGAGGACGACAAGGAGTGATTATAAGTGGCGACTTTAATGCTTGGTCAGTCGAATGGGGAAGCACACGCTCTGACGCTCGAGGTAGATTGCTGCTGGAAGCTTTCGCCAATCTTAACATCTCCTTGCTAAATGTTGGCTCCGAGAATACCTTCAGAAGGTCCGGCACAGGATCTATTGTGGATCTTTCTTTTGCCAGCGACAGTATCGCCGCCTCAGCCACATGGCACGTGGGATCAACATACTCGGCGAGTGACCATGAAGTCATCACCTTCACCATTGGCGACAGCAGGCAACCGCTCCCTAGGACGCAGCATTTTCGAAGGGTTTTTAAGGCCGAAACCCTTAACTCGCAGGTCTTTGGCCACAACCTGGAGGGCCTAAGCGTTAGGGACATCATGAGCGCGGAAGACGCCGCAAATTCCGTAATGGCACGGATAGTAGAGGCATGCGAGGCTAGCATGTCTCAGAGTGGCACATACACACGCCACCACACCCCAGTCTTTTGGTGGAATGACGCTGTCGCTGAAGCTAGGAGATCCTGCCTTCGCGCAAGGCGTCTCTATCAGCGCGCACGTGGTTCGACAAACTTCGAGGCCCTGGGCCTGGAGTATAAGAGACGTCGGAATATGCTCAAGATTGCGATCCGTTCCAGCAAACGTGAATGTTTCCTCGCTCTGTGCGACTCTGCTGAGCACGACCCCTGGGGCAAGGCCTACCAGCTAGTGGTCAAGCGTTTAAACTCCAGTAGAAACCCACCCCCAACGGATGCGCAAGCGGTACGTTCAATTGTCGACGGACTTTTCCCTGTGGTCGACGAAGAAATGCATGTGCCCCGCCTGACTCCAGTCCTACACTCGGCGGAGTGTACGCTAACCGAGGTCCTTGAGACAGTGAGGCGTCTGAAGCCCAAAAAGGCACCAGGTCCGGATTCGATCCCCAATAACGCATTCAAGCTCGCAGTGCTGCTCTACCCACACGTGTTCGTAGAGCTTTACTCCAAGTGGTGTTGCTGCCGAAGCCGGGGAAGCCGCAAGTAG